A region from the Catellatospora sp. TT07R-123 genome encodes:
- a CDS encoding BTAD domain-containing putative transcriptional regulator produces the protein MQIQILGRVVVLSGWSTHRVDRAQTRGILALLALNTGRVVTHDGIAEAMWGDTPPRRARSRIHTAVSDIRRCFQDIGLTDPITSDRYGYLLDAPRECLDAHRMDEELRRARRLLAEGDHAAAEECLRGALGLCRGGPLADAAGAFVDPTRVALEEQRLCAVEDLAVARLALRRYDEVVGELLPLTELHPFRERMRGCLMVALHRSGRQAQALQVFREYRVRLAERDGLDPGRELTELADAIVQDRELGWDGALPDERRPTGTPRLSAVARGHGDGVGMALRHGPPPEATAAPRPDRRGRLAAIAVPRRVRREAVTAPVSPAPPPRQPGRLPQGMLSGKRDEADLPCPPHGLPRYRLLTGPGDATFCRRVSEALDLGYRLHGGASVAFDGEKMIAVQAVVWPGTVPGI, from the coding sequence ATGCAGATACAAATATTGGGTCGCGTCGTCGTCCTGTCAGGATGGTCGACCCATCGCGTCGACCGAGCCCAGACCCGGGGCATCCTGGCCCTGCTCGCACTCAACACCGGCCGGGTGGTCACCCACGACGGCATCGCCGAGGCCATGTGGGGCGACACCCCGCCGCGGCGGGCCCGGTCGCGGATACACACCGCGGTCTCCGACATCCGCCGCTGCTTCCAGGACATCGGCCTCACCGACCCCATCACCAGCGACCGCTACGGCTACCTGCTGGACGCTCCGCGCGAATGCCTGGACGCCCACCGCATGGACGAGGAGCTGCGCCGGGCCCGGCGGCTGCTCGCCGAGGGCGACCACGCCGCCGCCGAGGAGTGCCTGCGCGGCGCGCTCGGCCTGTGCCGGGGCGGCCCGCTGGCCGACGCCGCCGGTGCCTTCGTCGACCCGACCCGCGTGGCCCTGGAGGAGCAGCGCCTGTGCGCGGTCGAGGACCTGGCCGTGGCCCGGCTGGCGCTGCGCCGCTACGACGAGGTCGTCGGCGAGCTGCTCCCGCTGACCGAGCTGCATCCGTTCCGGGAGCGGATGCGCGGCTGCCTCATGGTGGCGCTGCACCGCTCGGGCCGCCAGGCCCAGGCGCTCCAGGTGTTCCGGGAGTACCGGGTGCGGCTGGCCGAGCGGGACGGCCTGGATCCCGGCCGTGAGCTCACCGAACTCGCCGACGCCATCGTGCAGGACCGCGAGCTCGGCTGGGACGGGGCCCTGCCGGACGAGCGCCGCCCCACGGGCACCCCGCGCCTCAGCGCCGTGGCGCGCGGGCACGGCGACGGCGTCGGCATGGCGCTGCGGCATGGTCCGCCGCCTGAGGCGACCGCCGCACCGAGGCCGGACCGCCGAGGCCGGCTGGCGGCCATCGCGGTGCCGCGCCGGGTCCGGCGTGAGGCGGTCACCGCGCCGGTCAGCCCTGCTCCCCCGCCCCGCCAGCCCGGACGCCTGCCGCAGGGCATGCTGTCGGGCAAGCGCGACGAGGCGGACCTGCCGTGCCCTCCGCACGGGCTGCCCCGATACCGGTTGCTGACCGGGCCTGGCGACGCGACGTTCTGCCGCCGCGTCAGCGAGGCCCTCGACCTCGGGTACCGGCTGCACGGCGGCGCCTCGGTCGCCTTCGACGGTGAGAAGATGATCGCCGTCCAGGCGGTCGTCTGGCCGGGGACCGTCCCGGGGATCTGA
- a CDS encoding ABC transporter ATP-binding protein, whose translation MSAVEVTRVQTVRVEDGARSGAPARAMARRLGQAARQCWRAAPRLLLTALALNLVGGLLPVAVAFYTKQLLDGLAWPSRAIWPPLAAVVVGGAAMVLVQQLSGFVDHELRRRIATDVQRRLFAKVNTFIGLGRFEDPRLHDQLRMAQQSGGFAPQQIAGAGPRLARAAVQSIGFAVAVWALWPPILALVVVAALPAIVAEVRLARANAQLESTISHTLRRRHFYETLLTEPDAAKEVRLFGIGGFLYDKLVATLTATDRAEAALDRRLTTARTLLGLLGQLVTAAGLILAVSRAAAGDLSVGDVVLLLAALAGVQACLLSMVGDLGMSYGALLTYGAYQDLLSMAGDLPAGELPAPPLRQGVEFRDVWFRYDEDGPWVLRGVSLTLRHGESVGLVGENGAGKSTLVKLLCRFYDPQRGQILWDGVDVRTLRTDELRARVAAVFQDFVRYDLTVRENIGLGDLPALDSADRVRRAADLAEADGFLAGLPQGYDTLLSRIFYADEQDRSGVGSTLSGGQWQRVALARSLMRGDADLLIMDEPSSGLDANAEFRVHETLRTHRLGRTSLLISHRLSAIRAADHVVVLDGGQVVESGSHDELVAARGHYAQMYQRQAEGYQELVS comes from the coding sequence ATGAGCGCGGTAGAGGTCACGCGGGTGCAGACCGTCCGCGTGGAGGACGGCGCGCGGTCGGGTGCGCCGGCCCGCGCCATGGCGCGGCGGCTCGGCCAGGCGGCCCGCCAGTGCTGGCGGGCCGCGCCCCGGCTGCTGCTCACCGCGCTCGCGCTGAACCTCGTCGGCGGGCTCCTGCCGGTCGCCGTCGCGTTCTACACCAAGCAGCTGCTCGACGGCCTGGCCTGGCCGAGCCGGGCGATCTGGCCGCCGCTGGCGGCGGTCGTGGTCGGCGGCGCCGCCATGGTGCTGGTCCAGCAGCTCTCGGGGTTCGTCGACCACGAGCTGCGGCGCCGGATCGCCACCGACGTGCAGCGGCGGCTGTTCGCCAAGGTCAACACCTTCATCGGGCTGGGCCGGTTCGAGGACCCGCGGCTGCACGACCAGCTGCGGATGGCGCAGCAGTCCGGCGGGTTCGCCCCGCAGCAGATCGCCGGGGCCGGGCCGCGCCTGGCGCGGGCGGCCGTGCAGTCGATCGGCTTCGCCGTCGCCGTCTGGGCGCTGTGGCCGCCGATCCTGGCCCTGGTCGTGGTCGCGGCGCTGCCCGCGATCGTGGCCGAGGTGCGGCTGGCGCGGGCCAACGCGCAGCTTGAGTCGACGATCTCGCATACGCTGCGGCGCAGGCACTTCTACGAGACGCTGCTGACCGAGCCGGACGCCGCCAAGGAGGTGCGCCTGTTCGGCATCGGCGGTTTCCTGTACGACAAGCTCGTCGCCACCCTGACCGCGACCGACCGGGCCGAGGCGGCGCTGGACCGGCGCCTGACCACGGCCCGCACGCTGCTCGGCCTGCTCGGCCAGCTCGTGACGGCGGCGGGTCTGATCCTGGCCGTCAGCCGGGCCGCGGCGGGGGACCTGTCCGTCGGCGACGTCGTGCTGCTGCTGGCAGCGCTGGCCGGTGTCCAGGCGTGCCTGCTGTCCATGGTCGGCGACCTCGGCATGTCCTACGGGGCGCTGCTCACCTACGGCGCCTATCAGGACCTGCTCAGCATGGCGGGCGACCTGCCCGCCGGCGAGCTGCCCGCGCCGCCGCTGCGGCAGGGCGTCGAGTTCCGCGACGTGTGGTTCCGCTACGACGAGGACGGGCCGTGGGTGCTGCGCGGCGTCAGCCTCACCCTGCGCCACGGCGAGTCGGTCGGCCTCGTCGGTGAGAACGGTGCGGGCAAGAGCACGCTGGTCAAGCTGCTGTGCCGCTTCTACGACCCGCAGCGGGGCCAGATCCTGTGGGACGGCGTCGACGTGCGTACGCTGCGCACCGACGAGCTGCGCGCGCGGGTCGCGGCGGTGTTCCAGGACTTCGTCCGCTACGACCTGACCGTGCGGGAGAACATCGGGCTGGGCGACCTTCCCGCGCTGGACTCCGCTGACCGGGTGCGGCGCGCGGCCGACCTCGCCGAGGCGGACGGCTTCCTCGCCGGCCTGCCCCAGGGCTACGACACGCTGCTGAGCCGGATCTTCTACGCCGACGAGCAGGACCGGTCCGGCGTGGGCAGCACCCTGTCGGGCGGCCAATGGCAGCGGGTGGCGCTGGCGCGCTCGCTGATGCGCGGCGACGCCGACCTGCTGATCATGGACGAGCCCAGCTCGGGGCTGGACGCCAACGCCGAGTTCCGGGTGCACGAGACTCTGCGGACGCACCGGCTGGGGCGGACCAGCCTGCTCATCTCGCACCGGCTGAGCGCCATCCGGGCCGCCGACCACGTCGTGGTGCTCGACGGCGGCCAGGTCGTGGAGTCCGGTTCGCACGACGAACTCGTCGCCGCCCGGGGCCACTATGCGCAGATGTACCAGCGCCAGGCTGAGGGATACCAGGAGCTGGTCTCATGA
- a CDS encoding ABC transporter ATP-binding protein encodes MASRTEGELTPVLTAEGVRRSFGGTVVLAGADLSIAPGEVVALLGGSGSGKSTLLRVLAGLDPDATGTVRRPPHLAVVFQEHRLLPWKRVADNVALGLSGPGVRARADAALAEVGLHGRGAAWPAELSGGQAQRVAVARALVREPQLLLLDEPFGALDALTRLRMQQLFLRLHRQHGFAALLVTHDVEEALLLADRTVVLDGGRLVEDRAVELAHPRTPDDPAFGSLRRRLLARLGVSA; translated from the coding sequence GTGGCGTCGCGGACTGAAGGCGAGCTGACCCCCGTGCTGACCGCCGAGGGCGTGCGGCGCTCGTTCGGCGGCACCGTCGTGCTGGCCGGAGCGGACCTGTCCATCGCACCCGGCGAGGTCGTGGCGCTGCTCGGCGGCAGCGGCTCGGGCAAGAGCACGCTGCTGCGCGTGCTGGCCGGGCTCGACCCCGACGCCACCGGCACGGTCCGGCGGCCGCCGCACCTGGCCGTGGTGTTCCAGGAGCACCGGCTGCTCCCCTGGAAGCGGGTCGCCGACAACGTCGCGCTCGGCCTGTCCGGCCCCGGCGTACGCGCCCGCGCCGACGCCGCGCTGGCAGAGGTCGGCCTGCACGGCCGCGGCGCCGCCTGGCCCGCCGAGCTGTCCGGCGGGCAGGCGCAGCGGGTCGCGGTCGCCCGCGCCCTGGTCCGCGAACCGCAGCTGCTGCTGCTCGACGAGCCGTTCGGGGCACTGGACGCGCTCACCCGGCTGCGCATGCAGCAGCTGTTCCTGCGGCTGCACCGCCAGCACGGCTTCGCGGCACTGCTGGTCACCCACGACGTCGAGGAGGCGCTGCTGCTGGCCGACCGGACCGTCGTGCTGGACGGCGGGCGCCTGGTCGAGGACCGGGCCGTCGAGCTGGCCCACCCCCGTACGCCCGACGACCCGGCCTTCGGCAGCCTGCGCCGGCGCCTGCTGGCGCGGCTCGGGGTCTCGGCCTGA
- a CDS encoding TlpA disulfide reductase family protein, with protein MLTVLTVAVAVLAAMCAVNLALVLRLSAIVREVKATGGQSRPELLVGDRLPEFAPIETLDGGLVAREQLQKSPTLIGFFTPTCAPCHEAMPDFATAAQQLLTYGGRAVAMVRVHRGDDLDETLERLQGCQVHLIHDGDTELMQAFKVAAFPTVLRFEGGSVAATSIDAVGIKHLAHA; from the coding sequence ATGCTGACCGTCCTGACGGTGGCGGTGGCCGTGCTGGCCGCCATGTGCGCCGTGAACCTGGCCCTGGTGCTTCGCCTGAGTGCCATCGTGCGCGAGGTGAAGGCCACGGGCGGGCAGAGCCGCCCGGAGTTGCTGGTCGGCGACCGGCTGCCGGAGTTCGCGCCGATCGAGACGCTCGACGGCGGGCTCGTCGCCCGCGAGCAGTTGCAGAAGTCGCCCACGCTGATCGGGTTCTTCACGCCGACCTGCGCGCCCTGCCACGAGGCGATGCCCGACTTCGCGACCGCGGCACAGCAGCTGCTCACGTACGGGGGCCGGGCGGTCGCGATGGTGCGGGTGCACCGCGGCGACGACCTGGACGAGACCCTGGAACGGCTGCAGGGCTGCCAGGTCCACCTCATCCACGACGGCGACACGGAGCTGATGCAGGCGTTCAAGGTGGCCGCCTTCCCGACCGTGCTGCGGTTCGAGGGCGGGTCCGTCGCGGCTACGAGCATCGACGCCGTGGGAATCAAGCACCTCGCGCACGCATGA
- a CDS encoding S26 family signal peptidase, which translates to MTGPAIAAAAVVVLVAALLALWRRVLVVTVRGGSMTPALHEGDRVVVWRRPGRISAARDLVVVRAPETAYEAAIRPIRIKRLVGRPGDRVPAVISAAQGWDRDFVVPPGRVAVLGDHPRSEDSKQWGLIPADRIVGFVVRMLPPETSEHASHP; encoded by the coding sequence ATGACCGGGCCGGCGATCGCCGCCGCCGCGGTCGTGGTGCTCGTCGCGGCGCTGCTGGCGCTGTGGCGGCGGGTCCTGGTGGTGACCGTCCGCGGCGGGAGCATGACCCCCGCCCTGCACGAGGGTGACCGGGTGGTGGTGTGGCGGCGGCCGGGCCGGATCAGCGCCGCCCGCGACCTGGTGGTGGTCCGGGCGCCGGAGACGGCCTACGAGGCGGCCATACGCCCGATCCGGATCAAACGGCTGGTCGGGCGCCCCGGCGACCGGGTGCCCGCGGTCATCAGCGCCGCGCAGGGATGGGACCGCGACTTCGTGGTCCCGCCGGGCCGCGTCGCGGTGCTCGGCGACCATCCGCGCAGCGAGGACAGCAAGCAGTGGGGGCTGATCCCCGCCGACCGGATCGTGGGTTTCGTGGTGCGGATGCTGCCACCCGAGACGTCGGAGCACGCCTCCCACCCGTGA
- a CDS encoding AI-2E family transporter, with protein sequence MADRRRVDRREVFGWAVAAACGVTLVGLLLSAVWAVRGILVLVLVSLFVAVSLDPAVRWLVAHRVRRPYAVVLILFAALVLVGLLCAGIGPPLVHQAGQLSDGLPGYIADLAERSRAFRRLSARYGLGDRLNELAASVPERVGTGLLSLFRTFLGTLAVALTVLVLSLYFLADLPRLRRQVQLLAPLRHRERVRRVVDVSVDKVGSYMIGNLLISLIAGVTAYAGLALLHIPFALPLALIVAVTDLIPLVGATLGTAVCGIVAAIASGLWPAAIGIVLWLLVYQQIENYLIVPRVMRRSLDMPALAVLLASLLGAGLLGLIGALMAIPIAATVKAVATELRSMPDSPPPPDDGQAPPAP encoded by the coding sequence GTGGCGGACAGGCGGCGGGTCGACAGGCGCGAGGTGTTCGGCTGGGCGGTCGCCGCGGCATGCGGCGTCACCCTGGTCGGCCTGCTGCTGTCAGCGGTGTGGGCGGTCCGCGGGATCCTGGTGCTCGTGCTGGTGTCGCTGTTCGTCGCGGTCAGCCTCGACCCGGCCGTACGCTGGCTGGTCGCCCACCGCGTCCGGCGCCCGTACGCCGTCGTCCTGATCCTGTTCGCCGCCCTGGTCCTGGTCGGGCTGCTCTGCGCGGGCATCGGGCCGCCGCTGGTGCACCAGGCCGGGCAGCTGTCGGACGGCCTGCCCGGCTACATCGCCGACCTCGCCGAGCGGTCCCGGGCGTTCCGGCGCCTCAGCGCCCGCTACGGGCTCGGCGACCGGCTCAACGAGCTGGCCGCCTCGGTGCCCGAGCGGGTCGGCACCGGACTGCTCAGCCTGTTCCGGACGTTCCTCGGCACGCTCGCGGTGGCGCTGACCGTGCTGGTGCTCTCGCTGTACTTCCTGGCCGACCTGCCCCGCCTGCGCCGTCAGGTCCAGCTGCTGGCGCCGCTGCGGCACCGTGAGCGGGTCCGCCGCGTCGTCGACGTGAGCGTCGACAAGGTCGGCTCCTACATGATCGGCAACCTGCTGATCTCCCTCATCGCCGGCGTCACCGCGTACGCCGGGCTCGCGCTGCTGCACATCCCGTTCGCGCTGCCCCTGGCGCTGATCGTCGCCGTCACCGACCTCATCCCGCTGGTCGGGGCGACGCTGGGCACCGCGGTATGCGGGATCGTCGCGGCGATCGCGTCCGGACTGTGGCCCGCCGCGATCGGGATCGTGCTGTGGCTGCTGGTCTACCAGCAGATCGAGAACTACCTGATCGTCCCGAGGGTGATGCGGCGCAGCCTCGACATGCCCGCCCTGGCCGTGCTGCTGGCCAGCCTGCTCGGCGCCGGGCTGCTGGGCCTGATCGGCGCGCTGATGGCCATCCCGATCGCCGCCACGGTCAAGGCCGTCGCCACCGAACTGCGGAGCATGCCGGACAGCCCGCCGCCCCCCGACGACGGCCAGGCCCCACCCGCGCCGTGA
- a CDS encoding ABC transporter permease, which produces MTAAAAAAPAAAAATDDDTRPAAPRPRDRVRRWQRALTPLALVTAWEIAARTGYLSPDKLPAPSDVLRTGWRLAADGTLGEHLLDSLQRAAIGLLAGGLLALALGAAAGLLRLGDDLVDPPVQMARMLPHLALVPLLIIWVGIGEELKITLVALGSFFPIYFNTYAGIRDIDERLVEAARTCGLGQLARLRHVVLPGALPSLFLGLRLAIGAAWLSLVVGEQVNAQSGIGFLMMEAREFMQTDVVLVGLFVYALLGLLSDLLLRIAERRALAWRRGLKAS; this is translated from the coding sequence GTGACAGCCGCCGCGGCGGCGGCCCCCGCCGCCGCCGCGGCCACCGACGACGACACCCGGCCGGCCGCGCCGCGACCCCGCGACCGCGTACGCCGCTGGCAGCGCGCCCTCACCCCGCTCGCGCTGGTGACCGCATGGGAGATCGCCGCCCGCACCGGCTACCTGTCCCCGGACAAACTCCCCGCGCCCAGCGACGTCCTGCGCACCGGATGGCGGCTGGCCGCCGACGGCACCCTGGGCGAACACCTGCTCGACTCCTTGCAGCGGGCCGCGATCGGCCTGCTCGCCGGCGGCCTGCTCGCCCTCGCCCTCGGCGCCGCCGCAGGGCTGCTGCGGCTGGGCGACGACCTGGTCGACCCGCCCGTGCAGATGGCTCGCATGCTGCCCCACCTCGCCCTGGTGCCGCTACTGATCATCTGGGTCGGCATCGGCGAGGAACTGAAGATCACCCTCGTCGCGCTCGGCAGCTTCTTCCCCATCTACTTCAACACGTACGCGGGCATCCGCGACATCGACGAGCGGCTCGTCGAGGCCGCCCGGACCTGCGGGCTCGGCCAGCTCGCCCGGCTGCGCCACGTGGTGCTGCCCGGCGCCCTGCCGTCGCTGTTCCTCGGACTGCGCCTGGCCATCGGCGCGGCCTGGCTCAGCCTGGTCGTCGGCGAGCAGGTCAACGCCCAGTCCGGCATCGGCTTCCTGATGATGGAGGCCCGCGAGTTCATGCAGACCGACGTGGTGCTGGTCGGCCTGTTCGTGTACGCGCTGCTGGGACTGCTGTCCGACCTGCTGCTGCGGATCGCGGAACGGAGGGCCCTGGCGTGGCGTCGCGGACTGAAGGCGAGCTGA
- a CDS encoding LLM class flavin-dependent oxidoreductase: protein MSLTFHWFLPTYGDSRFIVGGGHGLPAGVATGARPATLAYLGQIARTAEQLGFVGALTPTGAWCEDAWLSTAMLTEVTERLKFLVAFRPGLLSPTLAAQMAATFQRHSGGRLLLNVVTGGEAHEQRAYGDFLDKDDRYARADEFLHVVRSLWRGGSTDFDGRHVRVEGATIPRVPDPVPPVYFGGSSAAAGPVAARHADVYLTWGEPPTDVAAKLAWIGKLAAEAGRELRYGIRLHVITRDTAEEAWAQAGKLLAGITDTDIERVQTGLARSESEGQRRMLALHGGSRHRLEVAPNLWAGVGLVRGGAGTALVGSHTEVADRIAEYAELGISEFILSGHPHVEEAYWFGEGVLPLLRARGLWRHPAGDGAAETPDVPFAANGTR from the coding sequence ATGAGCCTCACCTTCCACTGGTTCCTGCCCACGTACGGCGACAGCCGCTTCATCGTCGGCGGCGGCCACGGGCTGCCCGCGGGCGTCGCGACCGGAGCCCGCCCGGCGACCCTGGCCTACCTGGGCCAGATCGCCCGCACCGCCGAGCAGCTCGGCTTCGTCGGCGCGCTCACCCCGACCGGCGCCTGGTGCGAGGACGCCTGGCTGTCCACCGCGATGCTGACCGAGGTGACCGAGCGGCTGAAGTTCCTGGTCGCATTCCGGCCCGGCCTGCTGTCGCCGACCCTGGCCGCGCAGATGGCCGCCACGTTCCAGCGGCACTCCGGCGGGCGGCTGCTGCTCAACGTGGTCACCGGCGGCGAGGCGCACGAGCAGCGCGCCTACGGCGACTTCCTGGACAAGGACGACCGCTACGCCCGCGCCGACGAGTTCCTCCACGTCGTACGGTCGCTGTGGCGCGGCGGCAGCACCGACTTCGACGGCCGCCACGTACGCGTGGAGGGCGCGACGATCCCGCGGGTGCCCGACCCGGTCCCGCCGGTCTACTTCGGCGGCTCCTCCGCGGCGGCCGGCCCCGTCGCCGCCCGGCACGCCGACGTCTACCTGACCTGGGGCGAACCGCCCACGGACGTGGCCGCCAAGCTCGCCTGGATCGGCAAGCTCGCCGCCGAGGCCGGGCGCGAGCTGCGCTACGGCATCCGGCTGCACGTCATCACCCGCGACACCGCCGAGGAGGCCTGGGCGCAGGCGGGCAAGCTGCTGGCGGGCATCACCGACACCGACATCGAACGGGTGCAGACCGGCCTGGCCCGCAGCGAGTCCGAGGGCCAGCGGCGGATGCTGGCGCTGCACGGCGGCAGCCGCCACCGGCTGGAGGTCGCCCCGAACCTGTGGGCCGGGGTCGGCCTGGTGCGCGGCGGCGCGGGCACCGCCCTGGTCGGCAGCCACACCGAGGTCGCCGACCGTATCGCCGAATACGCCGAGCTCGGGATCAGCGAGTTCATCCTGTCCGGGCACCCGCACGTGGAGGAGGCGTACTGGTTCGGCGAGGGCGTGCTGCCGCTGCTGCGGGCCCGGGGCCTGTGGCGGCACCCGGCCGGGGACGGCGCCGCCGAGACGCCCGACGTCCCGTTCGCCGCGAACGGGACCCGCTGA
- a CDS encoding class I SAM-dependent methyltransferase has protein sequence MEQDERARHASSFGAAATAYAEHRPDYAQAAVRWALEPAPGLRVLDLGAGTGKLTAVLAALGADVVAVEPDPAMLAELRRTLPEVRALPGSAEAIALPDASVDAVLAGNAMHWFDMAAAGPEIARVLAPGGVLAGLWNVLDDRVDWVAGLARVGGSAAIGPRDTLGDWRAATAGMHLPKTGAARFGSPEQAEFPHGQRRTADSLVATLATRAGMLVMPQPQRQAALDRIRAVLASRPETADGEFTLPMLTGVLRVRRR, from the coding sequence ATGGAGCAGGATGAGCGGGCACGTCACGCGTCGTCGTTCGGCGCGGCGGCCACCGCGTACGCCGAGCACCGCCCCGACTACGCGCAGGCCGCCGTACGCTGGGCGCTCGAACCCGCGCCGGGCCTGCGCGTGCTCGACCTCGGCGCCGGGACCGGCAAGCTGACCGCCGTGCTGGCCGCGCTGGGCGCCGACGTCGTCGCGGTCGAGCCCGACCCGGCGATGCTGGCCGAACTGCGCCGCACCCTGCCGGAGGTCCGTGCCCTGCCGGGCAGCGCCGAGGCGATCGCGCTGCCGGACGCCTCGGTCGACGCCGTGCTGGCCGGCAACGCCATGCACTGGTTCGACATGGCCGCCGCCGGGCCGGAGATCGCCCGGGTGCTCGCCCCCGGCGGCGTCCTCGCCGGGCTGTGGAACGTGCTCGACGACCGGGTCGACTGGGTCGCCGGGCTCGCCCGGGTCGGCGGCAGCGCGGCGATCGGCCCGCGCGACACGCTCGGCGACTGGCGTGCCGCCACGGCGGGCATGCACCTGCCGAAGACCGGCGCCGCCCGGTTCGGGTCGCCGGAGCAGGCCGAGTTCCCGCACGGGCAGCGCCGCACCGCGGACTCGCTCGTCGCGACCCTCGCGACGCGCGCGGGCATGCTGGTCATGCCGCAGCCGCAGCGGCAGGCCGCGCTCGACCGGATCCGTGCGGTGCTCGCGAGCCGGCCGGAGACCGCCGACGGCGAGTTCACCCTCCCGATGCTGACCGGCGTGCTGCGGGTGCGGCGGCGGTGA
- a CDS encoding MauE/DoxX family redox-associated membrane protein: MNLVLITLHAALAVVFATAAYSKLRRPSALRAFTASLRELGLVPRALAAPLGLLVAAAEVAATGLLLWPPTAGAGLVLSGLLLVAFSAVIGLVLRRGTTAYCRCFGASGGLLRADHAVRNLTLALAAALGLAAGPVDLTASGSVAELAAAAFAVAVGVSLALPVVRWDDLRFLFTTTKEV; the protein is encoded by the coding sequence GTGAACCTCGTCCTGATCACTCTGCACGCCGCGCTGGCGGTGGTGTTCGCGACCGCGGCGTACTCGAAGCTGCGCCGGCCGTCCGCGCTGCGCGCGTTCACGGCCTCCCTGCGGGAGCTCGGCTTGGTGCCGCGGGCGCTGGCGGCGCCGCTGGGCCTGCTGGTGGCCGCCGCCGAGGTGGCCGCCACGGGACTGCTGCTGTGGCCGCCGACCGCCGGGGCCGGGCTCGTCCTGTCCGGGCTGCTGCTGGTGGCGTTCAGTGCCGTCATCGGCCTGGTGCTGAGGCGCGGCACCACGGCGTACTGCCGCTGCTTCGGGGCATCCGGCGGACTTCTGCGGGCCGACCATGCGGTCCGCAACCTCACCCTGGCGCTGGCCGCCGCGCTCGGCCTGGCCGCCGGACCGGTCGACCTGACGGCGTCCGGCTCGGTCGCCGAACTGGCCGCGGCGGCTTTCGCGGTCGCCGTCGGCGTGAGCCTGGCGCTGCCCGTGGTGCGCTGGGACGACCTGCGATTCCTGTTCACGACGACGAAGGAAGTCTGA
- a CDS encoding aliphatic sulfonate ABC transporter substrate-binding protein: MTVLPRLSRRTLLAALAAAPLSATLTACGEDEPAAGGQPLRIGYQRFGGLSLVKARNAADPKATWSLFESGPALTEGLKARSIDLGQTGEAPPIFAAAGKIDFKIIGTSAPVPKGEAVLVKKAKGFASFADLKGRSVALNKGSNVNWLLVKLLEKHHLTLKDIEVKYLKPADARPAFDSDQVDAWIIWDPYFALAEQPGVAVLEDATGLASNREYLLADPAALDQKADRLADFIRQYRTVTDWGIAHPDERAAALAPELKIPLDVTTRALSRSAQPLAAITPEIGDELQAIADGFAALQLIPEKIDIKSRIDSRFNEVLQ; the protein is encoded by the coding sequence ATGACCGTCCTGCCCCGACTGTCCCGCCGCACCCTGCTGGCCGCGCTGGCCGCAGCGCCGCTGTCGGCGACCCTCACCGCCTGCGGCGAGGACGAACCGGCCGCCGGCGGGCAGCCGCTGCGCATCGGCTACCAGCGCTTCGGCGGGCTCAGCCTCGTCAAGGCCCGCAACGCCGCCGACCCGAAGGCGACGTGGTCGCTGTTCGAGAGCGGACCCGCGCTGACCGAGGGCCTGAAGGCCAGGTCGATCGACCTCGGCCAGACCGGCGAGGCCCCGCCGATCTTCGCCGCCGCCGGGAAGATCGACTTCAAGATCATCGGCACCTCGGCACCGGTACCGAAGGGCGAGGCGGTCCTGGTCAAGAAGGCCAAGGGCTTCGCCTCGTTCGCCGACCTCAAGGGCAGGTCCGTGGCCCTGAACAAGGGGTCCAACGTCAACTGGCTGCTGGTCAAGCTGCTGGAGAAGCACCACCTGACCCTGAAGGACATCGAGGTCAAGTACCTCAAGCCCGCCGACGCCCGGCCCGCCTTCGACAGCGACCAGGTCGACGCGTGGATCATCTGGGACCCGTACTTCGCACTGGCCGAGCAGCCCGGCGTCGCGGTCCTGGAGGACGCCACCGGGCTCGCCTCCAACCGCGAATACCTGCTGGCGGACCCGGCCGCCCTCGACCAGAAGGCCGACCGGCTGGCCGATTTCATCCGGCAGTACCGCACCGTCACCGACTGGGGCATCGCCCACCCCGACGAGCGTGCCGCCGCGCTCGCCCCGGAACTGAAGATCCCGCTCGACGTCACCACCCGCGCTCTGTCCCGCAGCGCCCAGCCCCTCGCCGCGATCACCCCCGAGATCGGCGACGAGCTGCAGGCCATCGCGGACGGATTCGCGGCGCTCCAGCTCATCCCGGAGAAGATCGACATCAAGTCGCGCATCGACTCCCGCTTCAACGAGGTGCTCCAGTGA